GTGCGGAAGGAGACCCGTGGCCGAATGGACGAGTGGACGCCGTGGCCGCCGCCGCGGTGTTCCGCCGCGGCGGCGGCCACGGTCTCCTTCCGCTCCGCTCGCCGCTCAGCCCGGACACATGACCGGAATCAGCGGAGGCGGTGTCCGGCTCAGCCCTCGCAGACCGAGCCGTTCAGCGTGAACTCATCCGGCGCCGCGTTGTCGCCGGTGAAGCTCGCGTGGAAACCGAAGCTCCGGGAGTCGCCCGGTCTGATCACGTTGTTCCATTCGAGGTTGGCCGCGGAAACGGCGGAACCCTCCTGGGCGACCTCCGCCTGCCACTGGTTCGTCACCTGCTGGTCGCCGGCGAAGTCCCACTCCAGCTCCCAGCCGTCGATGGGCTCGTCCCCGGTGTTGGTGACCACGACCGTGGCGGTGAACCCGCTGCCCCAGTCGCTGTCCACCGTGTAGTCCACCGCGCAGTTGACGGGAGGGGGCAGCGCCTCGAAGGAGACCCGGTAGAACTGGCCGGGCAGGTCGTTGACGACGTAGAACTCGCCCGATGCGTCGGCGCCGAAGGTCGTGACCTGGATGGGCAGGGTTCCGATGTGCCCGGTGGCGTAGGTCCCGTCGCCCTTCGGTCGAATGCCCCATGTGTTGCCGGTGCAGTAGTCGGCCATGATGTAGGTGCCGCCGGCCAGGTCGGCGAACTCCTCGCCGCGGTAGACCAGGCCACCGGTCACCGAGCAGTCTCTGCCTTCATGCGTGTAGGAGAAGACCGGGTCGACGTAGTCGCCGCCGGCATCGCAGCGCTCCTCGTCGTAGGCATCGGGGCCCTCGCGGCAGGGCCAGCCGAAGTTCGCGCCGCCTTCACCGGCCGACAGGTGGTTGACCTCCTCATGGATGCCCTGGCCGACGTCGGCGATCCACATCGAGCCGTTCTCCGGGTCGAACGAGAACCTCCAGGGGTTGCGCAGGCCGTAGACCCAGATCTCCGGCCTCGCGTCGGGGACGGAGACGAAGGGGTTGTCCTCGGGGACGCAGTAGGCGAGATCGCCGCACTCTCGACCGACGTCGATGCGCACGATCGTGCCCAGCAGCGTGCTGAGGTTCTGGCCGTTGTTCAGGATGTCGCCCGCGTTGCCTCCATCGCCGAGGCTCCAGTAGAGATACCCGTCAGGCCCGAACTGGACGTCGCCGCCATTGTGGTTGGTGTATTCGGCGTGTTCCTCGGTCAGCAGGACCTCTTCGCTGTCCGCGGGAACGACCGCCTGGTCAGGACGGTCCATCGGGAAACGCGACAGTGTGAGTGTGCCTTCGTCGGCACTGGTGTAGGCGACATAGATTTCGGGATTCTCCGCGAAATCCGGTGAGGGGGCGATTCCAAGAAGCCCCTGCTCATTGCCTCCGCTGGTGATCCGGTCACCGATATCGAGAAGAGGATCGGCGGAGAATCCGTCATCGGGATGGTAAACGCGGACCGTGCCCGTCTCCTTCTGCGTGATGAACAGCCGCCCGCTGCCGTCGTCCGGTGCGGCGATCGCTGTGGGGCGGTCCAGACGGTCCGCGCCGACGTTCGTGCTCGCGACCTGCAGGCGGTCCAAGGGGAGTTGCGCTTCCGAAGCGGCCGGCGGCGCGTCCGAAGAATCTGCTTCCGCGGCGGACACGGGACTGACCTGGGTCAATAATCCGAAAACGGCGGCCACTGCGGCGGCGGATGACCGCCACGCCCATCGGTGGTGGGACATTCTCTCTCCTGAGAATACGGATTGCACTCACTCGACACGCGAATCCCCCGATGTACCACTCGTGTTGAGAGTGAACTCTGGCGTCTAGAGGGTAAACCGTTGGCTGTGACGGCCGCCAGGGCGGTTTTTTCACGACCGTGGCGTTATGGATTCG
This sequence is a window from Spinactinospora alkalitolerans. Protein-coding genes within it:
- a CDS encoding PQQ-dependent sugar dehydrogenase is translated as MDRLQVASTNVGADRLDRPTAIAAPDDGSGRLFITQKETGTVRVYHPDDGFSADPLLDIGDRITSGGNEQGLLGIAPSPDFAENPEIYVAYTSADEGTLTLSRFPMDRPDQAVVPADSEEVLLTEEHAEYTNHNGGDVQFGPDGYLYWSLGDGGNAGDILNNGQNLSTLLGTIVRIDVGRECGDLAYCVPEDNPFVSVPDARPEIWVYGLRNPWRFSFDPENGSMWIADVGQGIHEEVNHLSAGEGGANFGWPCREGPDAYDEERCDAGGDYVDPVFSYTHEGRDCSVTGGLVYRGEEFADLAGGTYIMADYCTGNTWGIRPKGDGTYATGHIGTLPIQVTTFGADASGEFYVVNDLPGQFYRVSFEALPPPVNCAVDYTVDSDWGSGFTATVVVTNTGDEPIDGWELEWDFAGDQQVTNQWQAEVAQEGSAVSAANLEWNNVIRPGDSRSFGFHASFTGDNAAPDEFTLNGSVCEG